From one Gemella morbillorum genomic stretch:
- a CDS encoding DnaD domain protein, producing the protein MKDKVFQKDFYCVYNDYNVSLRTTELNLLYLPLVGSDAVKLYQFLGSKMIGDTNLSKNYLHYDIFDNLALDVNKFIIARKKLEAIGLLQSFYINNSSGKQYVYKIKEALSFFEFFNTPILCQLLENTIGNSEYNEIKTYYSFDKVSFNNFEELTVKFSDIYNLENLDSYESGFTKTDLASGPNFDEYFFDFSKLNYYLANSYLSEVIEKSNIKNDILGLAHLYKVAPSDMAKAIEKVADVNAGESTLNVEKLKNYLTQLYVNVRKQEVPTLDKMLNKKLVEEKEQLTEEDKFIREVDNIDYITYLNKQKGLVLSNVDARNITEIQEKYNFPTGVLNILLEYSINTSNSSGLPHKNYIDKIASNWQSQRLLGAKDAIEFVRKSRNMRTVRKNVEKTASVWNSNTNRKVYKAPFPEYLKQQMENISTIKSSQNRVVTQEDEDAYNEMMKELTRKKDT; encoded by the coding sequence ATGAAAGATAAAGTATTTCAAAAAGATTTTTACTGCGTATATAATGATTATAATGTTTCTCTAAGAACAACTGAATTAAACTTACTATACTTACCTTTAGTAGGCTCTGATGCAGTCAAGTTATACCAATTTTTGGGAAGCAAAATGATTGGAGATACAAATTTATCAAAGAATTATTTACATTATGATATTTTTGATAATTTAGCATTAGATGTTAATAAATTTATAATTGCTCGTAAAAAATTAGAAGCTATTGGTTTATTACAATCATTTTATATAAATAATTCATCAGGGAAACAGTACGTTTATAAAATAAAAGAAGCATTAAGCTTCTTTGAATTTTTTAACACACCTATTTTGTGTCAATTATTAGAAAATACTATAGGAAATAGTGAATATAATGAAATAAAAACTTATTATTCTTTTGATAAGGTTAGTTTTAACAATTTTGAAGAATTAACCGTTAAATTTTCAGATATTTATAACTTGGAGAATTTAGATAGCTATGAATCTGGTTTTACCAAAACAGACTTAGCTTCTGGTCCGAATTTTGATGAATATTTCTTTGATTTTTCAAAGCTAAATTATTATTTAGCTAATAGTTATTTATCAGAAGTAATTGAGAAGAGTAATATTAAAAATGATATTTTAGGATTAGCTCATCTATATAAAGTAGCACCTTCAGATATGGCAAAAGCAATAGAAAAAGTTGCTGATGTAAATGCTGGGGAGAGTACACTAAATGTAGAGAAGTTAAAAAATTATTTAACTCAGCTTTATGTAAATGTTAGAAAACAAGAAGTTCCAACTTTAGATAAGATGTTAAATAAAAAATTAGTAGAAGAGAAAGAACAACTTACAGAAGAAGATAAATTTATAAGAGAAGTAGACAATATAGATTATATAACCTATTTAAATAAGCAAAAAGGCTTAGTTTTATCTAATGTTGATGCAAGAAATATTACTGAGATTCAGGAAAAATATAACTTCCCAACAGGTGTTTTAAATATTTTGTTAGAGTATTCTATAAATACTAGTAATAGTTCAGGATTACCACATAAAAATTATATAGATAAAATTGCTAGTAATTGGCAAAGTCAACGATTATTAGGAGCAAAAGATGCTATCGAATTTGTTAGAAAATCACGTAATATGAGGACTGTTAGAAAAAATGTTGAAAAAACAGCATCAGTATGGAACTCAAATACTAATAGGAAAGTTTATAAGGCGCCTTTCCCAGAATATTTAAAACAACAGATGGAAAATATTTCTACAATAAAATCATCACAGAATCGTGTTGTTACTCAAGAAGACGAAGATGCGTATAATGAGATGATGAAAGAACTTACAAGGAAGAAGGACACATAA